Part of the Sinorhizobium sp. BG8 genome, CCGTCATCCTCTAGTTCGCGAAGCTGCTTGATCAGAAGGCGCTGCGAACAGTCACCGAGCTCCCGCTTCAGTGCATTGAACCGGAGAGTGCCCTTGAGCAGGTGGTACAGGATCATGCCCTTCCACTTCCCGCTGATGAGATTGAGTGCGGCGTACATCGTGCAGCCCGGCACTTCATCGTAGTTCCTGTCCTTTTTCATCGTCGCCTCGCTTACAGTATACTTTTGGGCACTATATGCTTTTGATTACCGTATTTTCATTTTGGATGCCACTTGCCAAATGCATGTGACCGATCGCTTGACGCAAGAGCGATATGGAAAACCATGCAAGGAGCTTGAAGCATGCCCAGAATTGTACGTTTTCACGAG contains:
- a CDS encoding helix-turn-helix domain-containing protein, with the translated sequence MKKDRNYDEVPGCTMYAALNLISGKWKGMILYHLLKGTLRFNALKRELGDCSQRLLIKQLRELEDDGLVERKVFAVIPPKVEYSISEEGRTLAPILLGLRDWGHGWLTRRNLVARDDHLVAPSDYRTPDAA